The following coding sequences lie in one Xanthomonas hyacinthi genomic window:
- a CDS encoding tyrosine-type recombinase/integrase: protein MLTDMALRALKPKGKMYKVSDQQGLYAAVTRTGLISFRFDYKVNGRRETLVIGRYDPSIGARSTRDLSDLDYGLSLSLAEARLLLARARRAIERGESPSRSKVYKRVEAAEALTFGKWAEKYFEEVNLADSTRAMRKSVYARNLADEFGRLKLEEITPARLLARCEKIKERGAAAPAVQAREIVGQVYRFVQARGLKIDNPADAIRPSAIATFKPRDRALSPAELHTFFNALEQTATMPTLRLAVKFVLLTLVRKSEFIRATWDEVNFEEAVWTIPKERMKAGRPHNVYLSQQQSQSAVPDPQSPHWGGS from the coding sequence GCAAGATGTACAAGGTCTCGGACCAACAGGGCCTCTACGCTGCTGTCACGCGAACTGGGTTGATCAGCTTTCGCTTCGACTACAAGGTTAACGGTCGGCGTGAGACCCTGGTGATTGGGCGGTACGATCCGAGCATCGGCGCAAGGAGTACTCGTGACCTGAGCGACTTGGACTACGGTCTGTCCCTGTCGCTGGCAGAGGCGAGGCTTCTGCTGGCTCGTGCGCGTAGGGCTATCGAACGAGGCGAGAGCCCGTCGCGCTCTAAGGTCTACAAGCGTGTGGAAGCGGCCGAGGCTCTCACCTTTGGCAAATGGGCTGAGAAGTACTTCGAAGAAGTAAACTTGGCCGACTCGACGCGGGCGATGAGAAAGTCCGTTTACGCCCGCAATCTAGCGGATGAATTTGGGCGGCTGAAGCTAGAGGAGATCACGCCCGCCCGCTTGTTGGCCAGGTGCGAGAAGATCAAGGAACGAGGTGCAGCAGCCCCCGCTGTTCAAGCGCGCGAGATCGTAGGGCAGGTGTACCGATTTGTTCAAGCGCGAGGCTTGAAGATCGACAATCCTGCGGACGCGATTCGGCCTAGCGCAATTGCCACTTTCAAGCCAAGGGATAGAGCCCTGTCTCCGGCCGAATTGCACACATTCTTCAACGCCCTGGAGCAAACCGCCACGATGCCCACGCTGCGTTTGGCAGTGAAATTCGTGCTTCTGACTCTTGTTCGAAAGTCTGAATTCATCAGGGCGACGTGGGATGAGGTGAATTTCGAAGAGGCTGTGTGGACGATCCCAAAGGAACGCATGAAGGCCGGTCGCCCTCACAATGTGTACCTTAGCCAGCAGCAATCCCAATCAGCTGTCCCGGACCCTCAAAGTCCGCATTGGGGCGGAAGCTGA
- a CDS encoding HEPN domain-containing protein, with protein sequence MAKPTFDLYAGLSGLELAEDSFDLGDGVVLSRTYAHLTAPFVMAFKKPAEYDQPHPGPWKSLGGGFAFDIDAEIKIPATLDPSHGTRTDVVRMIGVLLRLGVHPALRLPAFANHSFSTMADRPERESWLRPNEFQPRYFPLDGGSEQIGLAEAAWVAERWPVALRLTRESAEFALAVEAIDGGQFVQKSALALVSLWAALEALFSPSTSELKFRVSALIAAYLEPPSLSRHALQRAVAKLYDKRSAAAHGKPRHETDDLLETFNLLARVLRKILDDRAVPSKEHLERTLFGA encoded by the coding sequence GTGGCGAAACCGACGTTTGACCTCTACGCCGGCCTGTCCGGGCTTGAGCTTGCGGAGGACTCCTTCGATCTTGGCGATGGCGTGGTTCTGAGCCGAACCTATGCGCATCTCACGGCGCCATTCGTCATGGCGTTCAAAAAGCCAGCCGAGTATGACCAGCCTCATCCCGGTCCTTGGAAGTCGTTGGGCGGGGGATTTGCGTTCGACATCGACGCCGAGATCAAGATCCCGGCCACCCTTGACCCGTCTCATGGCACTCGGACGGATGTCGTCCGCATGATCGGCGTGCTGTTGCGCCTTGGCGTACATCCGGCTCTGAGGCTGCCAGCCTTCGCAAACCACTCATTTTCAACAATGGCCGATCGGCCAGAGCGCGAGAGCTGGCTCCGGCCGAACGAGTTCCAGCCGCGCTATTTCCCCCTCGATGGTGGTTCAGAGCAAATAGGGCTCGCCGAGGCCGCCTGGGTGGCCGAACGCTGGCCGGTTGCGTTGAGGCTTACAAGGGAAAGCGCCGAATTTGCGCTCGCTGTTGAGGCGATCGACGGGGGCCAGTTTGTTCAGAAATCAGCACTCGCCCTGGTCTCTCTCTGGGCAGCATTAGAAGCGCTTTTCTCGCCCTCAACATCCGAACTGAAGTTTCGAGTCTCGGCCCTGATCGCCGCCTACCTTGAACCGCCGAGTCTGTCACGACATGCGCTGCAGCGTGCCGTCGCAAAGCTCTACGACAAGCGCTCAGCGGCAGCGCATGGCAAGCCCAGGCATGAAACCGATGACCTATTAGAGACATTCAACCTGCTGGCGCGAGTCCTGAGGAAGATCCTCGATGATCGGGCCGTGCCATCAAAAGAACATTTGGAGCGGACACTCTTTGGCGCTTGA
- a CDS encoding LysR substrate-binding domain-containing protein — MPHEPSQLSAHRLLSRINQPARWRYTSAKGEHLDVSVPPRTVIPDVAALLPILIGGCGIGRLPDFLAAPAIRDGSLTRLLPHHASDVVQLHAVYTNRKTLSTKARVFIDAVACHLSELQRTWK, encoded by the coding sequence ATGCCGCACGAACCGTCGCAGCTGAGTGCCCATCGCCTGCTGTCACGCATCAACCAGCCCGCGCGCTGGCGCTATACCTCGGCAAAGGGCGAGCACCTCGACGTAAGCGTGCCGCCCCGCACCGTCATCCCTGATGTCGCTGCGTTGTTGCCGATCCTCATCGGCGGCTGTGGCATCGGCCGACTGCCAGACTTCCTCGCGGCGCCGGCCATCCGGGACGGCTCACTGACGCGATTGCTGCCACACCACGCATCGGATGTCGTCCAATTGCACGCCGTGTACACGAACCGGAAGACGCTTTCGACGAAGGCGCGGGTCTTCATCGATGCCGTTGCCTGTCACCTGTCCGAACTGCAGCGAACGTGGAAATAG
- a CDS encoding alpha/beta fold hydrolase, whose translation MAILTTQDGTRIFYKDWGPREAQPIMFHHGWPLSADDWDNQMLFFLDKGYRVIAHDRRGHGRSDQTDTGNEMDTYAADVAELAGELDLKRAIHVGHSTGGGEAIRYVARSEPGRVSKAVLLGAVPPIMLATRQYPGGLPMEVFDGFRHALLRNRAQFFLDVPTGPFYGFNREGADVSDGLIRNWWRQGMMGGAKAHYDCITAFSETDFTEDLQAVSLPVLLMHGEDDQVVPIDASARQAIKLLPNGTLKTYPGLSHGMFATHPDLINADLLAFIEE comes from the coding sequence ATGGCGATACTGACGACGCAGGATGGCACCCGGATCTTCTACAAGGACTGGGGTCCGCGAGAGGCCCAGCCCATCATGTTCCATCACGGCTGGCCGCTGAGCGCGGACGACTGGGACAACCAGATGCTCTTCTTCCTCGACAAGGGCTACCGCGTCATCGCGCATGACCGACGCGGGCACGGTCGCTCCGATCAGACCGATACGGGGAATGAGATGGACACCTACGCGGCCGATGTCGCGGAGTTGGCCGGGGAACTCGATCTGAAGCGCGCGATCCATGTCGGGCACTCGACAGGCGGCGGCGAAGCGATCCGCTATGTCGCCCGCAGCGAACCCGGCCGCGTGTCCAAGGCCGTGCTGCTCGGCGCGGTGCCTCCGATCATGCTGGCGACCCGGCAATACCCCGGCGGCTTGCCGATGGAGGTGTTCGACGGATTTCGCCATGCGCTCCTCCGCAACCGTGCGCAGTTCTTCCTTGATGTCCCCACCGGCCCCTTCTACGGCTTCAACCGCGAGGGCGCCGACGTCAGCGACGGACTGATCCGTAACTGGTGGCGGCAGGGCATGATGGGCGGCGCGAAGGCCCACTACGACTGCATCACCGCCTTTTCAGAGACGGACTTCACCGAGGACCTGCAGGCCGTTTCCTTGCCGGTCCTCCTGATGCATGGCGAGGACGATCAGGTGGTACCCATCGACGCTTCGGCCCGCCAGGCGATCAAGCTGCTGCCGAATGGCACGCTGAAGACCTATCCAGGTCTGTCGCACGGCATGTTCGCGACACATCCCGACCTCATCAACGCCGATTTGCTGGCGTTCATCGAGGAATGA
- a CDS encoding transglutaminase family protein, translating to MRRLSALLIGTFLALGLMGASLAAPAIQPVLAQGANRRSQLDALLVTLYQSGPWNDNRPFRYDLDDPLGKNRTNKLLATYLATRKGNCVSMPILLTILGQRLRLFMTLATAPEHVLVEFVDDESRWLNIEATAGGFKFDSSYERETGITPTAIQNEIYLRPLSPHETVGVMASTLMEHYTAKKQGDALLAVAELALTANPKDTVAMIQKATSRSNRR from the coding sequence ATGCGGCGGCTGTCAGCACTCTTGATCGGAACTTTTCTCGCACTCGGCCTGATGGGTGCGAGCTTGGCTGCGCCCGCGATACAGCCTGTTCTGGCGCAAGGCGCCAACCGCCGCTCCCAGCTCGATGCGCTACTCGTCACGCTCTACCAGTCCGGCCCTTGGAACGACAATCGGCCATTCCGCTACGACTTGGACGATCCGCTCGGCAAGAACCGGACGAATAAGCTGCTGGCTACTTACCTCGCCACGCGCAAGGGCAATTGCGTGTCGATGCCCATCTTGCTGACCATCCTCGGCCAGCGGCTGAGGCTGTTCATGACTTTGGCCACGGCGCCGGAACACGTGCTGGTCGAGTTCGTCGACGACGAGAGCCGATGGCTCAACATAGAGGCCACCGCCGGCGGCTTCAAATTTGACAGCAGCTACGAACGGGAAACGGGCATCACGCCCACCGCCATCCAAAACGAAATTTACCTGCGCCCGTTGTCGCCGCACGAAACCGTCGGCGTGATGGCCAGCACGTTGATGGAGCACTACACAGCGAAAAAACAGGGCGATGCGCTGCTTGCCGTGGCCGAGCTGGCGCTGACCGCCAATCCAAAGGACACGGTGGCGATGATCCAGAAAGCCACTTCTCGATCCAATCGCCGTTGA
- a CDS encoding NACHT domain-containing protein — MTTRDEFSTRTKTTLAGRAGHACSNPDCQLATSGAALGDDGKVVVVGVAAHIKAAAPGGPRYDPLQPAEDRRHASNGIWLCTAHAKQIDDDPAHFTVDKLKGWKQAAEQRSALAILTLQVPDANAAQQAADQIADGLGLRLGLSPQESLPAVTARLRQAATRDLAAFVEALKSPVNAIPLGLRLIEGQQVTSFQATGLATAIGTFNEIVVVAAPGTGKTTTLLQVAHSIVSNEHFVATFIPLSEWSAQTHTLLQSVVQRAAFVGEREEHLRMLADAGRLVLVMDGWNELNSGSRKRLRAEIQGMQRDYPSLGIVMSTRVQALDVPIWGPVVEIEPLSETQQLLIARTYRGEAGEGILDQAWRTRGLRDLVAIPLYLTKLLSDTPGASLPTTKEEVLRLFVAEIDRNADKREALEAIAFGFHAEMLSAIATDATLADSVSVSNHRARSLISKVTGRLVSEGQISSAPQPDAVLTALVSYHLLVRTTTGVEFQHQQFQEWFASHEVETLMLAAAAGDGPARQRLRTAIINAYAWEEAVLFACERASRRGADTMSGAADLVLDALAIDPMLAAEAIYRSSEALWSIVKDRVVAFATQWHTPTEIDRAVRFMIKTGRSEFAETIWSFIADPNDQVHFEALRAGGRFRPPVLGGDAAERIARLAPIHRSHVLSELVMYGGIEGIETATNIALSDGDTDVKVAVAEALHFRQANRQMRRLLTNVPSEVWQALARKGYGEESLEPEIAERLRQEFGQLIEEEQNPARKLHALLRSAGSCQDTAAEVWSLIETADFSDKESRGGDAIQEASRLYPDEVRNALIGRLQRRLPFPFHAENLLKDTSVVIDDGPIAELALAPDIDRQLANGAAGLLGPNTTGKLIDALPVMRERLNLSPPPITNDEYHRVRGLVSLTPVESFATAVLSRASTSNPKSIEDLADLLARHGESGDRGQLGLGEASRKAVIAVVGKWVDTLLGDEKTARRALGEVARVIERLAAPELAEPLTRMLSRDLTQWRQQRQEQAEARARGRHDGASEAHHSWTLQYGRAFAAIGSDQAIATLQSYLLDCGFGIDAAQALRAIWQRQQGITNDGPFRGPPEFSDVRARRTEREASVNPATSPLAEAIFDAVDQLLQREQDNEVQTHALQLAAIGLRMPYGDKQTAIDRLLKLAQPYSAKLGLFTALVSAGELIEATLVIDGVNALLEDAKAKPWLLQENQGAIDRWLLLLPFTNRPEATLEVLARLDPQTRLPWRLRPVLSALGFAPSETAEQILLGLAQEDGRFLEGHDWFAALEKRGTLSSLQILLNLVCQDAAKGRHGAPDIWTFGRRLAAGIQSHPDFRGDVYAKLVSDLSPHTRAILEYAVAEVPDEAGIMLLVSSHASDGRAFNGVLRSAIEHLVVEQRPSSDWVGAYEQISTPAPSLRKRLFAIARASASNQARLASACLAHIDELRDRHGVASGEPRHPDIDSGAPWPLLTFGGPRGETDV, encoded by the coding sequence GTGACAACGCGGGACGAGTTTTCGACAAGAACGAAGACCACGCTCGCTGGCCGTGCCGGCCACGCCTGCTCGAATCCCGACTGTCAGCTCGCGACCTCTGGGGCGGCACTTGGTGATGATGGCAAGGTTGTTGTCGTCGGCGTTGCTGCGCATATCAAAGCAGCGGCGCCAGGCGGCCCACGCTATGACCCGTTGCAACCAGCCGAAGACCGGCGCCACGCGTCGAATGGCATCTGGCTCTGCACGGCGCACGCAAAGCAAATCGACGACGACCCTGCACACTTCACAGTAGACAAACTCAAAGGTTGGAAACAAGCGGCCGAACAGCGGTCAGCTCTCGCGATCCTGACCCTCCAGGTACCCGATGCAAATGCGGCGCAACAGGCGGCCGACCAGATCGCGGACGGCTTGGGACTGCGACTAGGCCTTTCACCGCAGGAGAGCCTTCCTGCCGTGACGGCGCGGCTGCGCCAAGCCGCAACCCGCGACCTCGCCGCATTTGTCGAGGCATTGAAGTCCCCGGTCAACGCAATTCCTCTCGGTTTACGGCTGATCGAAGGTCAGCAGGTCACGTCATTTCAGGCGACAGGACTTGCGACCGCCATCGGCACCTTCAACGAGATCGTCGTCGTCGCCGCGCCGGGGACAGGTAAGACGACGACTCTGCTGCAGGTCGCACACAGCATCGTTTCCAACGAGCATTTTGTCGCCACGTTTATTCCGCTCAGTGAATGGTCTGCGCAAACACATACGCTCCTGCAGTCTGTCGTCCAAAGAGCAGCGTTCGTTGGCGAGCGCGAAGAGCATCTGAGAATGCTTGCTGACGCAGGCCGATTGGTCCTCGTCATGGACGGTTGGAACGAGCTGAATTCAGGCTCGCGCAAGCGGCTGCGTGCCGAAATTCAAGGTATGCAGCGTGACTATCCTAGCCTCGGCATTGTCATGAGCACGCGCGTTCAGGCGCTGGACGTTCCAATCTGGGGGCCGGTTGTTGAGATTGAACCGCTGTCGGAGACGCAGCAGCTGCTGATCGCCCGCACGTACCGCGGCGAAGCCGGGGAAGGAATCCTCGACCAAGCTTGGCGGACGCGCGGCCTGCGCGACCTTGTGGCAATTCCGCTGTATCTAACAAAGCTGCTTTCCGATACGCCGGGTGCGAGTCTTCCAACCACCAAGGAGGAAGTGCTTCGCCTCTTCGTTGCTGAGATCGATCGGAATGCCGACAAGCGCGAGGCTCTGGAGGCTATTGCCTTTGGCTTCCACGCCGAGATGCTATCGGCAATTGCCACAGACGCGACGCTGGCGGACAGTGTCAGCGTCTCAAACCACCGGGCCAGGAGCCTGATAAGCAAGGTGACAGGTCGACTCGTATCGGAAGGGCAGATCAGTTCGGCGCCACAACCCGACGCCGTTTTGACGGCTCTCGTGAGCTATCACCTGTTGGTGCGCACCACGACCGGCGTGGAGTTTCAGCATCAGCAGTTCCAAGAGTGGTTCGCTTCGCACGAGGTAGAGACACTTATGTTGGCCGCTGCCGCCGGCGATGGGCCCGCACGGCAACGGCTGCGCACCGCAATCATCAACGCATACGCCTGGGAAGAAGCCGTACTGTTCGCGTGCGAGAGAGCATCGCGCCGCGGTGCAGACACCATGTCGGGCGCCGCGGACCTGGTTCTCGATGCGTTGGCGATCGATCCGATGCTTGCCGCAGAGGCAATCTACCGCAGCTCGGAAGCGCTGTGGAGTATCGTCAAAGATCGGGTCGTCGCATTTGCTACCCAGTGGCATACGCCAACCGAGATTGACCGCGCGGTGCGCTTCATGATTAAGACCGGTCGTTCTGAGTTCGCAGAGACCATCTGGTCGTTCATCGCGGACCCCAACGATCAGGTGCATTTTGAGGCCCTGCGTGCCGGGGGCCGATTCCGACCGCCAGTCTTGGGCGGCGACGCGGCGGAACGCATTGCACGGCTGGCACCGATACACCGTTCGCATGTGCTCTCTGAGCTGGTGATGTACGGCGGCATTGAGGGGATTGAAACTGCCACAAACATTGCTCTTTCGGACGGCGACACGGACGTAAAGGTCGCGGTCGCAGAGGCGCTGCATTTCCGCCAAGCAAACCGCCAGATGCGACGTCTGCTCACTAACGTCCCCAGTGAAGTCTGGCAAGCGTTGGCACGCAAAGGGTATGGCGAGGAGTCTCTTGAGCCGGAGATAGCTGAGCGCTTGCGCCAGGAATTCGGCCAACTGATCGAAGAGGAGCAAAACCCTGCACGAAAGCTGCATGCGCTTTTGCGTAGTGCAGGCAGCTGCCAGGACACAGCAGCAGAGGTTTGGTCTCTGATCGAGACGGCCGACTTTAGTGATAAGGAGAGTCGTGGCGGTGACGCGATCCAGGAAGCAAGCCGGCTCTACCCGGACGAAGTCAGAAACGCGCTCATAGGACGGCTTCAGCGTCGACTGCCTTTTCCCTTCCATGCCGAAAATCTGCTCAAAGACACCAGCGTCGTAATTGATGACGGCCCCATCGCCGAACTCGCTCTTGCACCGGACATCGACCGGCAACTCGCCAACGGCGCAGCTGGCTTGCTCGGGCCCAACACGACCGGAAAGTTGATCGACGCGCTTCCCGTCATGCGCGAGCGACTCAATTTGTCGCCGCCGCCGATAACAAACGACGAATATCATCGCGTCCGCGGTTTGGTCTCATTGACGCCTGTCGAATCGTTTGCGACAGCCGTGCTTAGTCGTGCATCGACTTCAAATCCGAAGTCGATCGAAGATCTCGCGGACTTACTCGCGCGACATGGCGAAAGCGGTGATCGAGGGCAGTTAGGCCTTGGCGAAGCTTCCCGGAAGGCGGTGATCGCTGTCGTCGGAAAGTGGGTCGACACGCTGCTGGGCGACGAAAAAACGGCCCGGCGCGCCTTGGGTGAAGTTGCCCGGGTCATAGAACGGCTGGCTGCGCCGGAATTGGCGGAGCCGCTCACGCGCATGCTGTCCCGTGACTTGACGCAATGGCGCCAGCAGCGGCAGGAGCAGGCGGAAGCCAGAGCACGCGGCAGACATGACGGTGCATCGGAAGCCCATCATTCATGGACGCTGCAGTATGGGCGGGCCTTTGCCGCTATCGGCAGCGATCAAGCCATTGCAACACTACAGTCCTATCTTCTGGACTGTGGCTTCGGCATAGATGCTGCGCAAGCCCTACGCGCGATCTGGCAACGGCAGCAAGGAATCACAAACGACGGCCCATTCAGAGGCCCACCCGAGTTTTCGGACGTGCGAGCGCGCCGAACAGAGCGGGAGGCCTCCGTGAATCCGGCAACCTCCCCGCTCGCGGAGGCGATCTTCGACGCTGTAGATCAACTCCTTCAGAGGGAACAGGACAATGAAGTACAGACCCACGCTCTGCAGCTCGCAGCCATCGGTTTACGGATGCCTTACGGCGATAAGCAGACCGCCATTGACCGACTGCTGAAACTCGCTCAGCCATACAGCGCGAAGCTTGGACTGTTCACGGCTCTTGTAAGCGCCGGAGAGCTGATCGAGGCCACGCTGGTCATCGATGGCGTCAACGCTCTGCTCGAAGACGCAAAGGCAAAACCTTGGCTGCTGCAGGAGAATCAAGGCGCGATTGATCGTTGGCTCTTGTTGCTGCCGTTCACGAATCGACCGGAAGCAACGCTTGAAGTTCTGGCACGTCTGGACCCACAGACACGCCTGCCTTGGCGCCTCAGGCCGGTATTGTCAGCGCTTGGCTTTGCGCCGTCCGAAACGGCCGAACAGATCCTTCTGGGACTTGCGCAGGAGGATGGACGCTTCCTAGAGGGCCATGATTGGTTTGCCGCGCTGGAGAAGCGCGGCACGTTGTCGTCACTGCAAATCCTGCTCAATCTGGTTTGTCAGGACGCTGCGAAGGGCAGGCATGGCGCGCCGGATATATGGACGTTCGGCCGCAGGCTCGCCGCCGGCATTCAGTCGCACCCAGATTTTCGTGGGGATGTCTACGCGAAGTTGGTGTCGGACCTCTCGCCGCATACAAGGGCGATCTTGGAATATGCCGTGGCCGAGGTGCCCGATGAAGCAGGGATCATGCTTCTCGTCAGTAGCCATGCCTCTGATGGAAGAGCATTTAATGGAGTGCTCAGGTCTGCAATTGAGCACCTCGTCGTTGAGCAACGACCTTCATCAGATTGGGTCGGTGCCTACGAACAGATCAGTACACCCGCGCCGTCGCTTAGAAAGCGCCTATTCGCAATAGCACGCGCCTCCGCCAGCAACCAGGCGCGGCTTGCGTCGGCGTGCCTTGCTCACATCGACGAATTACGTGATCGGCATGGTGTTGCGTCTGGCGAGCCGCGTCACCCCGATATTGACTCCGGGGCACCATGGCCACTGCTGACGTTTGGAGGGCCGCGTGGCGAAACCGACGTTTGA
- the acpS gene encoding holo-ACP synthase, with the protein MTDKHQPLKLGNVVAHGLDVVDMADFTHLMNKQAGDFLDRYFTCGELATADEGGNRIERLASRFAIKEAVLKALGTGWGDGIAFTDVEVVSQRTGAPTVVLHRRLVAIANEQGVVRWLVSASHTSAVAMASVIALAS; encoded by the coding sequence ATGACTGACAAACATCAGCCCTTGAAGCTTGGGAACGTTGTGGCCCATGGCTTGGATGTCGTCGACATGGCGGATTTCACCCACCTGATGAACAAACAGGCAGGCGACTTCTTGGATCGGTACTTCACATGTGGGGAACTGGCCACCGCGGATGAAGGAGGCAACAGGATCGAGAGGCTTGCCTCGCGATTCGCCATCAAGGAGGCTGTGTTGAAAGCGCTTGGTACAGGCTGGGGTGACGGCATTGCGTTTACGGATGTCGAGGTGGTGTCTCAGCGGACAGGGGCACCAACTGTCGTGTTGCACCGCCGGTTGGTGGCGATCGCGAACGAACAGGGGGTCGTCCGTTGGTTGGTGAGTGCGAGCCACACGTCCGCGGTTGCCATGGCGAGCGTTATTGCGCTGGCTTCGTAA
- a CDS encoding SDR family NAD(P)-dependent oxidoreductase, whose product MVSTALRSGRSVVVTHAGAGLGRDVALGLAAKGYIIFGTAVSAAEVSDLRDASGGRVSLTVCDMTKAMSVQAWAGGVTDALGSAGLHLLINNARILTQGPVELLQLDAIRHEFECNVFGAISATNAFLPALRMARGRIVQIGSWMANLPLPFSGPSEASHAAIEVFSAVYRAELKPFGIEIVVACIGDMTTSGPAKAAALARIADAMTSGQRKLYGKTFGTAAATLSTLTPTDITSAAAAARVVEIAEQHPAPSRTAVGRTAERMLRAAREKPDAELDALRLSLVGLS is encoded by the coding sequence ATGGTGTCAACCGCTCTCCGATCGGGCCGCTCCGTCGTGGTCACCCACGCCGGCGCCGGTTTGGGTCGCGACGTCGCGCTCGGGCTGGCCGCCAAGGGCTACATCATCTTTGGCACAGCGGTGTCCGCTGCGGAGGTGAGCGATCTCAGGGATGCTTCCGGCGGGCGTGTCAGCCTGACCGTCTGCGACATGACCAAGGCGATGTCCGTACAGGCCTGGGCCGGTGGAGTGACGGACGCACTTGGTAGCGCTGGGCTCCACCTTCTGATCAACAACGCTCGCATCCTTACTCAAGGTCCGGTCGAGCTCCTTCAGCTCGATGCCATCCGGCACGAGTTCGAGTGCAACGTGTTCGGCGCGATCTCGGCGACCAACGCCTTCCTGCCGGCCTTACGAATGGCGCGCGGGCGTATCGTGCAGATCGGTTCGTGGATGGCGAACTTGCCATTGCCCTTCAGCGGGCCATCGGAAGCGTCCCATGCGGCGATCGAGGTGTTCTCCGCGGTCTACCGCGCCGAACTGAAGCCCTTCGGCATCGAGATCGTGGTGGCGTGCATCGGCGATATGACGACGAGTGGTCCGGCCAAGGCGGCGGCGTTGGCCAGGATCGCAGACGCGATGACTTCGGGGCAACGCAAACTCTATGGCAAGACGTTCGGTACCGCCGCAGCCACGCTGAGCACGCTGACGCCGACCGATATCACGTCGGCCGCAGCCGCTGCGCGGGTGGTCGAGATCGCCGAGCAGCATCCCGCGCCAAGCCGCACGGCAGTCGGCCGCACCGCCGAGCGGATGCTACGCGCCGCGCGCGAGAAGCCCGACGCCGAGTTGGATGCACTCCGCCTGAGCCTTGTCGGCTTGAGCTAA
- a CDS encoding hydrolase translates to MASETIRNPHTDHLLSPENSALIIIDYQPIQVSSIRSMPRDELVFNIASVAKAAINFGVPIIHSTVNVETGRNKPPIQELRDVIGHLPTYDRTSINSWEDTEFKEAVKALGRRKLIMTALWTEACLTFPALDAIQQGYEVYVPVDAVGGTSLAAHEAALRRIEQAGAKLISRVQMYCELQRDWARAATVPGFMDVFESFDGFNPEKAGEEAARVL, encoded by the coding sequence ATGGCCAGTGAGACGATCCGGAATCCCCACACCGACCACCTCCTGTCGCCCGAGAATTCGGCGTTGATCATCATCGACTACCAGCCGATTCAGGTCTCCTCGATCCGCTCGATGCCGCGCGACGAACTCGTCTTCAACATCGCGAGCGTCGCCAAGGCCGCGATCAACTTCGGCGTTCCGATCATCCACTCGACAGTCAACGTCGAGACCGGTCGCAACAAGCCGCCGATCCAGGAACTGCGGGACGTGATCGGCCACCTGCCGACCTACGACCGCACCTCGATCAACAGTTGGGAAGACACCGAGTTCAAGGAAGCGGTCAAGGCGCTTGGCCGCCGCAAGCTCATCATGACGGCGCTCTGGACCGAAGCGTGCCTGACCTTCCCCGCGCTTGATGCGATCCAGCAAGGCTACGAAGTCTATGTGCCGGTCGATGCGGTTGGCGGCACCTCGCTCGCCGCGCACGAGGCAGCCCTGCGCCGGATCGAGCAGGCCGGCGCCAAGCTGATCAGCCGCGTCCAGATGTATTGCGAACTCCAGCGCGACTGGGCCCGCGCAGCCACCGTTCCCGGCTTCATGGACGTCTTCGAGAGCTTCGACGGCTTCAACCCCGAGAAAGCAGGCGAAGAAGCGGCAAGAGTTCTATGA